One Rossellomorea aquimaris DNA window includes the following coding sequences:
- a CDS encoding PP2C family serine/threonine-protein phosphatase — MAYLQQNEIELYAEQVSKNGNPYCGDSYFYTSTSDYFICVLADGLGSGKFAYESSHVVVDIVEEHHHEDVETLMSLCNEALQKKRGAAVAIIKAYYHSKEFVYSCVGNIRFYMYAPEGKMTYPLPVTGYLSGRPQTYKTQRFHYDSNSRFLIHSDGLSISGVKNILQRYPTLNGALGDIQSLVDGTSDDTTYIIGNLL, encoded by the coding sequence ATGGCTTATCTTCAACAAAATGAAATAGAGCTTTATGCAGAGCAAGTATCGAAAAACGGAAATCCTTATTGTGGGGACAGTTATTTCTATACCTCTACAAGCGATTACTTTATCTGTGTTTTGGCCGATGGTTTAGGTAGCGGTAAGTTTGCTTATGAATCGTCTCATGTTGTCGTCGATATAGTTGAAGAGCATCACCACGAGGATGTTGAAACCCTTATGAGTCTTTGTAACGAAGCTCTTCAGAAAAAACGTGGTGCTGCAGTGGCGATCATTAAGGCGTACTACCATTCTAAAGAGTTTGTGTATAGCTGTGTAGGAAATATACGTTTTTATATGTATGCACCTGAAGGAAAGATGACTTATCCATTGCCGGTTACAGGGTATTTATCCGGAAGACCGCAAACATATAAGACTCAACGTTTTCATTACGATTCCAACTCAAGATTTCTTATTCACTCAGATGGACTGAGTATATCAGGAGTAAAGAATATCCTTCAAAGGTATCCAACGCTTAATGGCGCTTTAGGTGATATTCAATCTCTAGTCGACGGTACATCAGATGATACAACATATATTATAGGAAACTTACTCTAA
- a CDS encoding Tex family protein: MAATLTNQEPLLNRVSKELNLSIKNVKNVISLLEEGNTVPFIARYRKEQTGALDEVQIRNIMDKWNYLQNLEQRKEEVIRLIEEQGKLTEELSKAIKKADKLQTVEDLYRPYKQKRRTKATVAKEKGLEPLAEWILTFPASGDLEAKASHYVSEEKEVMTTEEALNGAKDIIAEYISDEASYREYIRSYTFRKGVIESKVKKEEEDEKKVFEMYYSYQEPIHKVVPHRILAMNRGEKEDILKVNIQPDAEGILNYLQRQVIKNVHSISVPLLKEAVEDSYKRLIQPSVEREIRNELTEKAEDQAIHIFSENLRKLLLQPPMKGKMVLGVDPAFRTGCKLAVIDETGKTLDINVIYPHSSQSQLTKAEEAIKAIMTKYLIEVVAIGNGTASRETEQFVVNVLKDMDQPIFYLIVNEAGASVYSASDVAREEFPDLQVEERSAVSIARRLQDPLAELVKIDPKSVGVGQYQHDVSQKKLNESLTFVVETAVNQVGVNVNTASSSLLQYVAGLSKTVATNIVKKREEEGKFVSRSQLKKIPRLGAKTYEQCIGFLRIMDGKEILDRTSIHPDNYNDVKKLLVKVGMSVDDIGSEELKQSLNQLNLEEVSEELEIGRLTLKDIVDSLIRPGRDPRDEFPKPLLKKDVLKLEDLTQGMELQGTVRNVVDFGAFIDVGVKQDGLVHISKLKNGFVKHPLDVVSVGDVVTVWVDSVDVQKGRVALTMIQ, translated from the coding sequence TTGGCAGCAACATTAACAAACCAAGAACCATTACTTAACAGAGTATCCAAAGAATTGAACCTTTCGATAAAAAATGTAAAAAATGTCATCTCACTTCTAGAGGAAGGGAATACAGTTCCTTTCATCGCACGTTATCGGAAAGAACAGACCGGAGCACTAGACGAAGTTCAGATCCGTAATATTATGGATAAATGGAATTACCTGCAAAATTTAGAGCAGAGAAAAGAAGAAGTTATTCGATTGATCGAAGAACAGGGGAAGTTGACTGAAGAGTTATCCAAGGCCATTAAAAAGGCGGATAAGCTGCAAACGGTAGAAGATTTGTACCGTCCATATAAGCAAAAAAGAAGAACAAAAGCGACCGTAGCGAAAGAAAAAGGGCTGGAACCCCTGGCGGAATGGATCCTTACATTCCCGGCATCAGGAGACCTAGAAGCAAAGGCTTCTCATTACGTGTCTGAAGAAAAGGAAGTAATGACAACCGAGGAAGCTTTAAACGGGGCAAAAGACATTATTGCTGAGTACATTTCCGATGAAGCTTCATACCGAGAATACATAAGAAGTTATACGTTCCGTAAAGGGGTAATTGAATCGAAGGTGAAAAAGGAAGAGGAAGACGAAAAAAAGGTCTTCGAAATGTACTACTCTTATCAAGAACCGATTCATAAAGTAGTTCCTCACCGCATTTTAGCAATGAATAGAGGGGAAAAGGAAGATATATTAAAGGTGAATATCCAGCCTGATGCAGAAGGTATCCTTAACTATTTGCAAAGACAGGTCATTAAAAATGTTCACTCCATTTCCGTTCCTCTTTTGAAAGAAGCGGTGGAAGATAGCTATAAAAGACTGATCCAACCATCGGTGGAAAGAGAAATTCGTAATGAATTAACAGAGAAAGCAGAGGATCAAGCCATTCATATCTTCTCTGAAAACTTGAGAAAGTTATTGCTTCAGCCGCCGATGAAAGGAAAGATGGTCTTGGGTGTCGATCCCGCTTTCCGAACAGGCTGCAAGTTAGCGGTCATCGATGAAACAGGAAAAACTCTTGATATAAATGTGATCTATCCACATTCATCCCAATCTCAACTCACAAAGGCTGAAGAAGCAATCAAAGCGATTATGACAAAATATTTGATTGAGGTTGTGGCTATTGGAAATGGGACGGCATCCAGGGAAACCGAGCAATTTGTTGTAAATGTGTTAAAAGATATGGATCAACCGATCTTCTATTTAATTGTCAACGAAGCGGGAGCGAGTGTTTATTCAGCATCTGATGTGGCAAGAGAAGAGTTTCCGGACCTTCAGGTTGAAGAAAGAAGTGCCGTCTCCATCGCAAGAAGATTGCAGGATCCGTTAGCTGAATTAGTTAAAATCGATCCTAAATCAGTGGGGGTGGGGCAATACCAACATGATGTTTCACAAAAGAAGCTAAATGAATCATTAACCTTCGTAGTGGAAACAGCTGTAAACCAAGTGGGCGTAAATGTGAATACTGCCTCCTCATCTCTATTGCAATATGTTGCGGGACTCTCCAAAACGGTGGCTACAAATATTGTGAAAAAGAGAGAAGAAGAAGGCAAGTTTGTTTCGAGGTCCCAATTAAAGAAAATTCCAAGACTGGGTGCAAAAACGTACGAACAATGTATTGGATTCCTAAGAATAATGGATGGGAAAGAGATACTTGATCGAACATCTATTCATCCGGACAATTATAACGATGTGAAGAAGCTCCTTGTGAAAGTTGGGATGAGTGTAGATGACATCGGGTCTGAAGAATTGAAACAGTCTTTGAACCAATTGAATTTAGAAGAGGTTTCTGAGGAGTTGGAAATAGGGAGATTAACGCTGAAAGATATTGTGGATTCATTAATTCGACCAGGGCGTGATCCACGGGATGAATTTCCTAAACCTCTTCTCAAGAAAGATGTCTTGAAACTCGAAGATTTAACACAAGGAATGGAGTTACAAGGGACAGTAAGAAATGTAGTGGATTTCGGTGCGTTTATCGATGTAGGTGTGAAACAAGATGGACTTGTCCATATTTCAAAACTGAAAAATGGTTTCGTTAAGCATCCATTAGATGTGGTGTCTGTTGGGGACGTTGTGACCGTTTGGGTTGAT
- the rsbW gene encoding anti-sigma B factor RsbW, whose protein sequence is MKAFDYIEMKIPAKPEYVGVIRLTLSGIASRMGFDYDAIEDLKIATSEAITNAVQHAYKDNDGEVVVGFALYEDRLEVMVADHGDSFDFKEIRSAVGPYHADHSVEFLREGGLGLYLIESLMDDVKVHHKEGVTVFMTKFLSGEQVERDEKTIST, encoded by the coding sequence ATGAAAGCTTTTGATTACATCGAGATGAAGATTCCCGCAAAGCCGGAATATGTCGGGGTCATTCGTTTGACGCTTTCAGGAATTGCAAGTCGTATGGGATTTGACTACGATGCAATTGAGGATTTGAAGATCGCTACTAGTGAAGCTATCACAAATGCGGTTCAGCATGCGTATAAAGACAACGACGGAGAAGTGGTTGTTGGATTCGCGCTATATGAGGACCGGCTTGAGGTTATGGTAGCTGATCACGGTGATAGTTTTGACTTTAAAGAAATTCGCAGTGCTGTTGGTCCTTATCATGCCGATCATTCAGTGGAGTTCTTAAGAGAAGGTGGGTTAGGTCTTTACCTTATTGAGAGCTTGATGGATGATGTAAAAGTGCATCACAAGGAGGGAGTGACAGTCTTTATGACTAAATTCCTATCAGGGGAGCAGGTGGAGAGGGATGAAAAAACTATCTCAACCTAA
- a CDS encoding anti-sigma factor antagonist, whose amino-acid sequence MNLSIDMKEKENELLVKVAGEIDAYTAPKLKETLQPSAEADNKDITVDLSEVSYMDSTGLGVFVGLFKTVKARGGQLNLIGLSDRLQRLFDITGLGDIMNINSKVEGGVE is encoded by the coding sequence ATGAACTTATCAATAGATATGAAAGAAAAAGAGAACGAGCTACTCGTCAAAGTAGCCGGTGAAATCGATGCATATACAGCTCCGAAGCTTAAAGAAACGCTTCAACCCTCTGCTGAAGCTGATAATAAAGATATAACGGTGGATCTTTCAGAAGTATCATATATGGATAGTACTGGATTAGGTGTATTTGTTGGTCTTTTCAAAACGGTTAAAGCTCGCGGTGGGCAATTAAATCTAATCGGTTTATCCGATCGTCTGCAGAGACTGTTTGATATTACAGGTTTAGGGGATATTATGAATATTAATTCCAAGGTAGAAGGTGGCGTGGAATGA
- the sigB gene encoding RNA polymerase sigma factor SigB yields the protein MKKLSQPNQQAQKEKVLQWIKDYQERQDDDAQSQLILHYQNLVESIARKYSKGRSFHEDIIQVGMIGLLGAIRRYDESFGRSFEAFAIPTIIGEIKRFLRDKTWSVHVPRRIKELGPKIKSTVEELTNKLERSPQVHEIAEYLEVSEEEVLEAMEMGRSYQALSVDHSIEADSEGSTVTILDIVGDQDEGYEKVNQRLVLEKVLHVLSDREKAIIQHTYLENLSQKEAGEKLGISQMHVSRLQRRAIKKLREAIQEEMNDSESHY from the coding sequence ATGAAAAAACTATCTCAACCTAACCAGCAGGCTCAAAAAGAAAAAGTACTTCAATGGATCAAGGACTATCAGGAAAGACAAGATGACGATGCACAAAGTCAACTGATCTTACATTACCAGAATCTTGTTGAGTCCATTGCGAGGAAATATTCAAAGGGAAGATCTTTCCACGAAGACATTATCCAAGTAGGGATGATTGGATTGCTTGGCGCAATCAGAAGGTACGATGAATCCTTCGGTAGATCATTCGAGGCCTTTGCGATTCCGACAATCATCGGAGAGATAAAAAGGTTCCTACGAGATAAAACGTGGAGCGTACATGTTCCACGAAGAATAAAAGAGCTTGGTCCTAAAATAAAATCTACGGTTGAAGAGTTAACAAACAAATTAGAACGTTCTCCTCAAGTCCATGAGATTGCTGAATATCTGGAAGTTAGTGAAGAGGAAGTTCTGGAAGCAATGGAAATGGGCAGGAGTTATCAAGCGTTATCAGTGGATCACTCGATTGAAGCGGATTCAGAGGGAAGCACTGTTACAATATTGGATATTGTGGGAGACCAGGATGAGGGCTACGAGAAAGTCAATCAGCGACTCGTTCTTGAGAAAGTGCTTCATGTTCTTTCCGACAGAGAAAAGGCTATTATACAACATACCTATTTAGAAAATTTAAGCCAAAAAGAAGCTGGTGAGAAGCTCGGAATTTCCCAAATGCATGTTTCCCGTTTACAAAGAAGAGCGATTAAAAAGCTTAGGGAAGCCATTCAGGAAGAGATGAACGATTCGGAGAGTCATTATTAA